A stretch of Halomonas elongata DSM 2581 DNA encodes these proteins:
- a CDS encoding Hint domain-containing protein, with protein sequence MAGMKIDLGGSQHVTIGEGDAAEGSTLEISALGSSTLTVDGIETRVDGIASVQAGSSATFNAINGANLTIDQGIGKLGVLNSMNFGVGDNSSITFDAGALSVGNILSSYNVEFSGDGTGSFTFEKPTIALLDSYQFNVKGMTAGDELNLGGGNWSPDQGWFGWDDAYRDGKLHLTYGNDITGRTGASIEMTQEEYDEFLKDPDAYLSGGKFTYPVCFAAGTMISTPDGEAAVETLSIGDLVMTASGEQVPVKWIGRQTIRRLAAAGNYSPVRIRESALAAGVPNQDLVLTASHGVILDDLVINAGALVNHDTIDYVPGSELPDAVTYYHIETDSHEVILANGTEAETYVDYVDRQAFDNYAEYVALYGIETRVVEMPRHRISSRRLLPLALRERLGIEDVMSVAKTA encoded by the coding sequence ATGGCCGGAATGAAGATTGATCTCGGAGGGAGCCAGCACGTTACGATTGGAGAGGGAGATGCGGCGGAAGGCAGCACTCTCGAGATTTCCGCTCTTGGCTCATCGACACTGACCGTCGATGGTATCGAAACCAGAGTCGACGGTATTGCCTCCGTTCAGGCTGGGTCTTCTGCTACTTTCAATGCCATCAATGGCGCTAACCTGACGATTGATCAAGGTATTGGGAAACTAGGCGTTCTCAATAGCATGAACTTTGGCGTTGGAGACAATAGTAGCATTACGTTTGATGCGGGCGCTTTGAGCGTAGGCAATATTCTCAGCTCGTATAACGTCGAGTTCTCCGGCGACGGTACTGGCAGCTTTACCTTCGAAAAGCCCACTATCGCCCTTCTCGATTCCTATCAGTTCAACGTCAAGGGAATGACAGCGGGCGATGAGCTCAACCTCGGTGGCGGCAACTGGAGCCCGGATCAAGGCTGGTTCGGCTGGGATGACGCTTACAGAGATGGCAAGTTGCATCTGACATATGGCAATGACATCACGGGTAGAACTGGTGCCTCTATCGAGATGACGCAGGAAGAGTACGATGAGTTCCTGAAGGATCCTGATGCCTATCTCTCCGGCGGCAAGTTTACATATCCAGTCTGCTTCGCGGCAGGCACGATGATTAGCACGCCTGACGGCGAAGCTGCCGTTGAGACGCTGTCGATCGGCGATCTGGTGATGACCGCCAGTGGCGAGCAGGTGCCGGTGAAGTGGATCGGCCGCCAAACCATCCGTCGACTGGCCGCGGCCGGCAACTATTCCCCCGTGCGGATCCGTGAAAGTGCCCTGGCCGCCGGCGTCCCCAATCAGGACCTCGTGCTTACCGCCAGCCACGGTGTCATTCTCGATGACCTGGTGATCAACGCCGGTGCGCTGGTCAACCACGACACCATCGATTACGTGCCGGGCTCTGAACTGCCCGACGCGGTGACCTACTACCACATCGAGACGGACTCTCACGAGGTGATTCTCGCCAACGGCACCGAGGCCGAGACTTACGTCGACTATGTCGACCGTCAGGCCTTCGACAACTATGCCGAGTACGTGGCGCTCTACGGTATCGAGACGCGCGTCGTCGAGATGCCCCGCCACCGTATCTCCTCGCGTCGTCTGCTGCCCCTGGCCCTGCGTGAGCGCCTGGGTATCGAGGACGTGATGTCGGTTGCCAAGACCGCCTGA
- a CDS encoding FUSC family protein, producing MILARLRDPYFTHRHRRTLHVMRVALALCITFGIIQLFTIPHSGWALVSTVMVMGNLPHIGGVLDKGRQRLLGTILGALWGLSLILLPEHIAILMPLGSLLGIAFVTWFTFSKRYGYGGLMFAITLLLVVGDGTHDLSVALWRSFDVLLGTLVGIVVTMLVMPHKATDMLRFMLADHLDHMARLFHAHTSATSAPDLDTRELLKRCSGLLIQQRGLVDAIHRERRLRRGELDDLISLQRRMLSTIELLLETHWNTRAGHERIDAMQGLRDQQHTLARNLGTLAFQVRTGHPVDVDIAPFDLQRHAELAGSAYGEDGRKLFSPSGYLWLNRELARLNSALIERLGDLERLPSRRLRKRAQRHGLQAPYRDQDRTPHQGESDDREPS from the coding sequence ATGATCTTGGCGCGACTGCGCGACCCCTATTTCACGCATCGCCACCGCCGTACACTCCACGTCATGCGTGTCGCCCTGGCACTCTGCATCACGTTCGGCATCATCCAGCTCTTCACCATTCCGCACAGTGGCTGGGCCCTGGTCAGCACCGTGATGGTAATGGGCAACCTGCCGCACATCGGCGGCGTACTCGACAAGGGGCGACAGCGCCTGCTCGGCACCATCCTCGGTGCCCTCTGGGGGCTATCGCTCATTCTGCTGCCCGAGCACATTGCCATCCTGATGCCACTCGGCAGCCTGCTCGGGATCGCCTTCGTCACCTGGTTCACCTTCAGCAAGCGCTACGGCTATGGCGGCTTGATGTTCGCCATCACTCTGCTGCTGGTGGTCGGCGACGGCACCCATGATCTCAGCGTGGCCCTGTGGCGCAGTTTCGATGTCCTGCTGGGCACCCTGGTCGGCATTGTCGTCACCATGCTGGTCATGCCGCACAAGGCCACCGACATGCTGCGCTTCATGCTGGCCGACCATCTGGACCACATGGCCCGGCTATTTCATGCTCATACTTCGGCCACCTCGGCGCCGGACCTGGATACCCGCGAGTTGCTCAAGCGCTGCAGTGGCCTGTTGATCCAGCAGCGCGGCCTGGTCGACGCCATTCATCGCGAACGTCGCCTGCGGCGTGGCGAGCTCGATGACCTCATCTCCCTGCAGCGCCGAATGCTCTCCACCATTGAGCTGCTGCTGGAAACCCACTGGAACACCCGGGCCGGCCATGAGCGCATCGACGCCATGCAGGGCCTGCGGGACCAGCAGCATACGCTGGCGCGAAACCTCGGCACCCTGGCCTTCCAGGTTCGCACCGGGCATCCGGTCGATGTCGACATCGCCCCTTTCGACCTGCAACGCCACGCGGAGCTCGCCGGCAGCGCCTATGGAGAAGATGGCCGCAAGCTATTCAGTCCCAGTGGCTACCTGTGGCTCAATCGCGAATTGGCTCGCCTGAACAGTGCATTGATCGAACGCCTCGGCGACCTGGAACGCCTCCCCAGCCGCCGTCTACGCAAGCGTGCCCAGCGCCATGGCCTGCAGGCCCCGTACCGGGACCAGGACCGCACGCCCCATCAAGGAGAGTCGGATGACCGAGAGCCATCATGA
- the nadB gene encoding L-aspartate oxidase — protein MTESHHDVLIIGGGAAGLALALEIADHRPVTLLQPSPDARGASRWAQGGIAAVLAPSDDVEAHVADTLVAGDGLCDEAAVRFTVDQGPAAIEWLLSLGVPFTPDPDPNAGYPYHLTQEGGHGARRIIHADDATGRAVIETLESHVGAHPDIRLRHDLSAIELIADTAGHCRGARCLDEAGNLHALMARDTVLATGGASGLYRHTTSPHPASGEGMMMAAELGAELMNLEFQQFHPTCLYDPEGAPFLISEAVRGEGGYLLGGDGQRFMPDIDPRAELAPRDIVARAIDGEMQRSGMDHVWLDIRHLGEEAIRHHFPTIHAHCASRGLDIARSPIPVVPAAHYSCGGVSTDLTGATTVPRLYAIGEVACTGLHGANRMASNSLLECLAFARGCARRLAEETAESGALLVERTPGTRPVSRELIAELREAMRGVMSAKVAIVRHDAGLDEAAGTLAGLSERLAPHLAEAAPDADAASLWHALRLARLTVACARARRESRGLHHNPDCPLHADATPTPSRIHLNALQTP, from the coding sequence ATGACCGAGAGCCATCATGACGTGCTGATCATCGGCGGCGGCGCCGCCGGCCTGGCACTGGCGCTGGAGATCGCCGATCACCGCCCCGTGACCCTCTTGCAGCCCAGCCCGGATGCCCGCGGGGCCAGTCGCTGGGCCCAGGGCGGCATCGCCGCCGTCCTCGCACCCAGCGACGATGTCGAGGCTCATGTCGCCGACACCCTGGTGGCGGGAGACGGCCTCTGTGATGAAGCCGCCGTGCGCTTCACCGTGGATCAGGGCCCGGCCGCCATCGAATGGCTGCTTTCGCTCGGCGTGCCCTTCACCCCCGATCCCGATCCGAACGCCGGCTATCCTTATCACCTGACCCAGGAAGGTGGTCATGGCGCCCGCCGCATCATTCACGCCGACGATGCCACCGGCCGGGCGGTGATCGAGACCCTGGAAAGCCATGTCGGTGCACATCCCGACATCAGGCTGCGCCACGACCTGAGCGCCATCGAACTGATCGCCGATACCGCCGGCCATTGCCGGGGAGCCCGCTGTCTCGACGAGGCCGGCAACCTTCACGCCCTGATGGCCAGGGATACCGTGCTCGCCACCGGCGGCGCCAGCGGCCTGTATCGCCATACCACCAGCCCCCACCCCGCCAGCGGCGAGGGCATGATGATGGCCGCCGAGCTCGGCGCGGAGCTGATGAACCTGGAATTCCAGCAGTTCCACCCCACCTGTCTCTATGATCCCGAGGGCGCGCCCTTCCTGATCAGCGAAGCGGTCCGTGGCGAAGGCGGCTATCTGCTCGGGGGTGATGGCCAACGCTTCATGCCGGACATCGACCCCAGGGCCGAACTCGCGCCACGGGATATCGTCGCCCGAGCCATCGACGGCGAAATGCAACGCAGCGGCATGGACCACGTCTGGCTGGATATCCGCCACCTGGGCGAAGAAGCGATTCGCCACCACTTCCCCACCATCCATGCCCATTGCGCCTCGCGCGGCCTCGATATCGCCCGCTCGCCGATCCCGGTGGTGCCCGCCGCGCACTATAGCTGCGGCGGGGTCAGTACCGACCTCACGGGCGCCACCACGGTGCCCCGCCTGTATGCCATCGGCGAGGTCGCCTGTACCGGCCTGCACGGCGCCAACCGCATGGCCAGCAATTCCTTGCTGGAATGCCTGGCCTTCGCCCGTGGCTGCGCGCGTCGCCTGGCCGAGGAAACGGCCGAAAGTGGAGCGCTCCTGGTCGAACGCACGCCAGGAACACGGCCGGTCTCTCGCGAGCTGATCGCCGAGCTGCGTGAGGCCATGCGCGGCGTGATGAGTGCCAAGGTCGCCATCGTTCGCCACGACGCCGGCCTCGACGAAGCCGCCGGCACGCTGGCCGGACTCAGCGAACGCCTCGCCCCTCACCTGGCCGAAGCAGCACCCGACGCCGATGCCGCCAGCCTCTGGCATGCATTGCGCTTGGCAAGGTTGACCGTCGCCTGCGCACGGGCACGCCGCGAATCCCGCGGCCTGCATCACAACCCCGACTGCCCGCTGCATGCCGATGCCACACCGACGCCCTCGCGCATTCATCTGAATGCGTTACAGACGCCCTGA
- a CDS encoding protein YgfX — MPRAPVTIPIAASRLSLGLHTGLGVGVVGVLGWWAPAWLAAVGALVVIGVLVRVAQCAPRGELRFTPRDDAPPHWSWRDGRHDEWRDIDLRCDYLGPWLIGLRVGRRRLWLWPDSADPARLRELRRALLSSG; from the coding sequence ATGCCGAGAGCACCGGTAACGATTCCTATCGCGGCCTCTAGGCTGTCGCTGGGTCTCCACACCGGCCTGGGTGTCGGTGTGGTCGGGGTGCTGGGCTGGTGGGCACCGGCCTGGCTGGCCGCAGTCGGTGCGCTGGTCGTCATCGGCGTGCTGGTGCGTGTCGCGCAGTGTGCGCCGCGCGGGGAGCTGCGGTTCACGCCACGCGATGATGCTCCACCGCACTGGAGCTGGCGTGACGGCCGGCATGACGAGTGGCGTGACATCGATCTGCGTTGCGATTATCTCGGCCCGTGGCTGATCGGGCTGCGTGTTGGCCGGCGGCGCCTCTGGCTATGGCCGGACAGCGCCGATCCGGCCAGGTTGCGGGAGTTGCGTCGTGCCCTGTTGTCGTCCGGCTGA
- a CDS encoding FAD assembly factor SdhE, with the protein MNDDASAASAQRKRLYWHSRRGMWELDLLLVPFLEQRYDDLDERDQAAYRALIGEEDQDLFFWLMRRDWPEEPERRRIVKMIVEHAESTGNDSYRGL; encoded by the coding sequence TTGAACGATGATGCGTCCGCCGCAAGCGCCCAGCGCAAGCGACTGTATTGGCATTCCCGGCGCGGTATGTGGGAGCTCGATCTGCTGTTGGTTCCCTTTCTCGAACAACGCTATGACGACCTCGACGAGCGGGATCAGGCGGCGTATCGCGCCTTGATCGGCGAGGAGGATCAGGACCTGTTCTTCTGGCTGATGCGTCGCGACTGGCCCGAGGAGCCCGAGCGCCGGCGTATCGTCAAGATGATCGTCGAGCATGCCGAGAGCACCGGTAACGATTCCTATCGCGGCCTCTAG
- a CDS encoding lipopolysaccharide assembly protein LapA domain-containing protein, which yields MRWLKGLIMAIILLVVLLVGILFAVNNQQALPLNLIWVELPAASLSVWLLASLAIGVLLGMLAMSGVYLRLRALLTRAQRHNQQQRKELDRLRIQEMKELP from the coding sequence ATGCGTTGGCTAAAAGGCCTGATCATGGCCATCATCCTGCTGGTGGTGTTGCTGGTCGGCATCCTGTTTGCCGTCAATAACCAGCAGGCCCTGCCCCTCAACCTGATCTGGGTCGAACTGCCCGCGGCCTCGTTGTCCGTCTGGCTGCTGGCCTCACTGGCCATCGGCGTGCTGCTCGGCATGCTGGCCATGAGCGGCGTCTACCTGCGTCTGCGAGCCCTGCTGACCCGCGCACAGCGTCACAACCAGCAGCAGCGCAAGGAACTCGACCGGCTGCGTATCCAGGAGATGAAGGAACTCCCCTGA
- the lapB gene encoding lipopolysaccharide assembly protein LapB produces the protein MPDVLLLALLLAAVAIGWWLGRRERRGTSATGSSPTLARDYFVGLNYLLNDQQDRAIETFIGALEVNSDTIETHIALGNLFRSRGEADRAVKVHQNLLARPTLSGNQGDRVQLELSRDFLHLGLLDRAERLLQGLIKEAHDDELCQSAKRLLVDLLEREGEWQAALDVALPSLVRQHEDIRRAAAHWLCELADQERHSASPVLARRHLKQALSTDGRCVRANLLLAEMALDTGQYRPAIRFLSRIPDQDKAFVPTMLEPLSRAYRLLDDETGLIRQLESLLDQAPYTSVIILLAESLRRHHGDAHAALELVGQQLNREPSLGAVDYLMRLYRQDTDTDDERIELLQHHTDTLLKALPRHRCRRCGFSGEQLHWQCPRCRSWGTTKPITGIEGE, from the coding sequence ATGCCCGACGTTCTGCTGCTAGCCCTGTTGTTGGCAGCGGTCGCCATCGGATGGTGGCTGGGCCGCCGTGAACGCCGAGGCACCAGCGCGACGGGATCGTCGCCCACCCTGGCCCGCGATTACTTCGTCGGGCTCAACTACCTGCTCAACGATCAGCAGGATCGAGCCATCGAGACCTTCATCGGTGCCCTCGAGGTCAACAGCGACACCATCGAAACCCACATCGCCCTGGGCAACCTGTTCCGCAGCCGTGGCGAGGCCGACCGCGCCGTGAAGGTTCACCAGAACCTTCTCGCTCGCCCGACCCTGTCCGGCAATCAGGGCGATCGCGTCCAGTTGGAGCTTTCCCGCGACTTCCTTCACCTGGGACTGCTGGATCGCGCCGAGCGCCTGTTGCAGGGGCTCATCAAGGAAGCTCATGACGACGAGCTATGCCAGTCGGCCAAGCGCCTGCTGGTCGATCTGCTGGAACGCGAAGGGGAATGGCAGGCCGCCCTGGACGTCGCCCTGCCGTCGCTGGTCCGCCAGCATGAAGACATTCGCCGCGCCGCCGCGCACTGGTTATGCGAACTGGCCGATCAGGAACGTCATTCGGCAAGCCCCGTGCTGGCCCGGCGCCATCTCAAGCAGGCCTTGTCCACCGACGGACGTTGCGTGCGCGCCAACCTGCTGCTCGCCGAGATGGCCCTGGATACCGGCCAGTACCGGCCGGCCATTCGTTTCCTGAGCCGGATACCGGACCAGGACAAGGCCTTCGTGCCGACCATGCTGGAGCCCCTGAGCCGCGCCTACCGGCTGCTGGACGACGAAACCGGTCTCATCCGACAGCTCGAGTCACTGCTGGACCAGGCCCCCTACACCAGCGTGATCATTCTGCTGGCCGAAAGCCTGCGTCGCCATCACGGTGACGCACACGCCGCCCTCGAGCTGGTGGGGCAACAGCTCAATCGCGAGCCCAGCCTGGGCGCCGTCGATTACCTGATGCGGCTCTATCGCCAGGACACCGACACCGACGACGAACGCATCGAGCTCTTGCAGCACCATACCGACACCCTGCTCAAGGCCCTGCCTCGCCACCGCTGCCGTCGCTGCGGCTTCAGCGGCGAGCAGCTTCACTGGCAGTGCCCGAGGTGCCGGAGCTGGGGAACCACCAAGCCGATCACCGGCATCGAAGGCGAGTAG
- the pyrF gene encoding orotidine-5'-phosphate decarboxylase, translated as MSTASPLIIALDYTSLDAALCMADRLDPTRCRLKVGKELFTRSGPDVLEALHGRGFEVFLDLKFHDIPNTVAGAVQAAAEQGVWMVNVHAAGGRRMMEAARERLEQHALSTHLIAVTVLTSMEERDLAEVGVTASTEQQVMRLATLAKDCGLDGVVCSSMEAERLRETCGDAFLKVTPGIRPATAAADDQRRIMTPASAMAAGSTHLVVGRPVTQASDPMAALSDIERELAQG; from the coding sequence GTGTCAACCGCTTCACCCCTGATCATCGCGCTCGACTACACCTCGCTGGATGCCGCCCTGTGCATGGCTGATCGGCTCGATCCGACGCGTTGCCGGCTCAAGGTGGGCAAGGAACTGTTCACCCGCAGTGGTCCCGATGTGCTGGAGGCGTTGCACGGGCGTGGCTTCGAGGTGTTTCTCGATCTCAAGTTTCACGACATTCCCAACACCGTGGCGGGTGCCGTGCAGGCCGCTGCCGAGCAGGGGGTGTGGATGGTCAATGTGCATGCTGCCGGTGGTCGTCGGATGATGGAGGCCGCACGTGAGCGGCTCGAGCAGCATGCGCTGTCGACACACCTGATCGCGGTGACGGTGCTGACCAGCATGGAAGAACGGGACCTGGCCGAGGTGGGTGTCACGGCCTCTACCGAACAGCAGGTGATGCGGTTGGCAACGCTGGCCAAGGACTGTGGCCTGGATGGCGTGGTCTGCTCTTCCATGGAGGCCGAGCGGTTGCGCGAGACATGTGGCGACGCCTTCCTCAAGGTGACGCCTGGCATCCGGCCGGCCACGGCCGCGGCCGACGATCAGCGCCGCATCATGACGCCGGCATCCGCCATGGCGGCGGGAAGTACGCATCTGGTGGTGGGGCGGCCGGTCACCCAGGCCAGCGATCCCATGGCCGCCCTGTCGGACATCGAGCGCGAACTGGCACAGGGATGA
- a CDS encoding ComEA family DNA-binding protein, whose product MPTDIKGLTAGLGLALLLGIAQPVLAEDTTDASTADSTSASENMAQIAPIDINTADAALLAELPGIGDVKATAIVEERDANGPFENADDLTRVKGIGSATVEALADEVTH is encoded by the coding sequence ATGCCTACCGACATCAAGGGACTGACCGCCGGCCTTGGCCTGGCACTGCTTCTGGGCATTGCACAGCCGGTACTGGCCGAGGACACCACCGACGCATCCACCGCCGATTCCACGTCGGCATCCGAGAACATGGCCCAGATCGCGCCTATCGACATCAATACCGCGGATGCCGCCCTGCTCGCTGAACTACCGGGCATCGGCGACGTCAAGGCCACCGCCATCGTCGAGGAGCGCGACGCCAATGGCCCCTTCGAGAACGCCGACGACCTGACCCGAGTCAAGGGAATCGGCTCGGCGACCGTCGAGGCCCTAGCAGATGAAGTGACCCATTGA
- a CDS encoding SDR family oxidoreductase, translating to MQLDNRVIAITGGAQGLGLAMAERLGRRGAIQALLDRDGERLDEALGSLDHAGIKAQGFVTDVADEDSVREAFSAISSSLGHIDGLVNNAGIVRDGMLVKARDGQVESTMSLSQWQSVIDVNLTGVFLCGREAAARMIESGREGVIVNISSISRAGNRGQSNYSAAKAGVAALTVTWAGELARHGIRVGGVAPGFIETEMTASIRQDMLERITSGVPLKRLGQPEDIAESVAFIFENDYFTGRILECDGGLRL from the coding sequence ATGCAACTCGACAACAGGGTCATCGCCATTACCGGTGGTGCCCAGGGACTGGGCCTGGCAATGGCCGAACGGCTGGGACGCCGGGGTGCGATCCAGGCATTGCTCGACAGGGACGGCGAGCGTCTCGACGAGGCCCTGGGCAGCCTGGATCACGCCGGCATCAAGGCCCAGGGGTTCGTGACCGATGTGGCCGATGAGGATTCGGTTCGCGAGGCGTTTTCCGCCATCTCATCCTCGCTCGGCCATATCGACGGTCTGGTCAACAATGCCGGCATCGTGCGCGATGGCATGCTGGTCAAGGCCCGGGATGGCCAGGTCGAGAGCACCATGTCGCTGTCGCAATGGCAGAGCGTCATCGATGTGAACCTGACCGGCGTCTTCCTGTGCGGGCGTGAAGCGGCGGCGCGCATGATCGAGTCAGGACGTGAAGGCGTGATCGTCAATATTTCGAGTATTTCCCGGGCGGGCAACCGGGGGCAGAGCAATTATTCGGCGGCCAAGGCCGGGGTGGCGGCATTGACCGTTACCTGGGCCGGTGAGCTGGCGCGTCATGGCATCCGTGTCGGCGGCGTGGCGCCGGGCTTCATCGAGACCGAGATGACCGCTTCGATACGCCAGGACATGCTGGAGCGAATCACCTCGGGCGTGCCCCTGAAGCGTCTGGGGCAGCCGGAGGATATCGCCGAAAGCGTGGCCTTCATCTTCGAGAATGACTACTTTACCGGCCGGATCCTGGAGTGCGATGGAGGGCTGCGGCTGTAA
- a CDS encoding FxsA family protein: MPFLVIFTVFALLDFILLFSIGSQIGLLTTLALVLGTGFIGLHLIRREGVATFARAQERMARGEVPSGELLTGAALIFGGALLMAPGFLSDALGFMCLIPDARRLMGKLLGWLGLRMGGVHVQGASYRSHASTSANADADWQQADSRQRETRDTSRQDNDASPLEGDFIGRDEHRRY, encoded by the coding sequence ATGCCTTTTCTTGTCATCTTCACCGTTTTCGCCCTGCTCGACTTCATTCTGCTGTTTTCGATCGGCAGCCAGATCGGGCTGCTGACCACTCTGGCCCTGGTACTGGGCACCGGCTTCATCGGCCTTCACCTGATCCGCCGCGAGGGAGTGGCCACCTTTGCCCGGGCACAGGAGCGCATGGCCCGGGGCGAAGTGCCATCCGGCGAGTTGCTGACCGGTGCCGCCCTGATCTTCGGCGGCGCCCTGCTGATGGCGCCGGGCTTCCTGTCCGACGCACTGGGCTTCATGTGCCTGATTCCCGACGCACGGCGGCTGATGGGCAAGCTGCTCGGCTGGCTCGGCCTGCGCATGGGCGGCGTTCACGTCCAGGGCGCCAGCTATCGGTCACACGCCAGTACCAGCGCCAACGCCGATGCCGACTGGCAACAGGCCGATTCCCGGCAACGCGAGACACGCGACACCAGTCGTCAGGACAATGACGCCAGCCCGCTGGAAGGCGATTTCATCGGTCGCGACGAGCATCGTCGGTATTGA
- a CDS encoding co-chaperone GroES — MNIRPLHDRVVIRRVEEEQKTAGGIVLPGSAQEKPTRGEVLAVGNGRILESGDVRPLDVKVGDTVIFKEGFGVEKQKVDGEEVLIMSESDILAVVEG; from the coding sequence ATGAACATCCGTCCCTTGCACGATCGCGTCGTCATTCGTCGCGTTGAAGAAGAGCAAAAGACCGCAGGCGGCATCGTGCTCCCGGGCAGTGCCCAGGAAAAGCCGACACGGGGCGAAGTGCTCGCCGTCGGTAACGGCCGGATTCTGGAAAGCGGCGATGTCCGTCCGCTCGACGTCAAGGTCGGCGACACCGTGATCTTCAAGGAAGGCTTCGGCGTCGAGAAGCAGAAAGTCGACGGCGAAGAAGTACTGATCATGAGCGAATCCGACATCCTGGCCGTCGTCGAAGGCTGA